The Pararhizobium sp. IMCC21322 sequence TCATACAGCAATTATAGCTTAAACCAACTCGATTTGCCAGAATTTTGATGACTTATGGTGTGGCCTGGGAGCCAGTACTGTCATTCAGCATCCGGCAGTGGGTTTCGACAGGCATCTTGAGGATTAAATCAATCCTTAATGACACAACTGCTCCGTTGGTAAAGCCCGCATTCTGCGGGATAGCGTCCATGGGTGCACTTTCAAAGAGGCCGCTGCATCTTTGATGGTTGTATCAGAGCTATCAATCATTGCTTTTGCGTCACGTACCTGTTCATCGGTAATTTTGGGCGGTCTGCCTAACCGGCTTCCCCGCTTGCGTGCCAAGACCAGCCCTTCAATCGTGCGCTCCGATATCTTGCGCCGTTCCCATTCCGCCGCTGCCGCTCTGCTTTGATATTCGTGATTTCCATCTGCCGTGCTGGTGTCGATGTTCATGTTCATGGCCTTGAATTTTATGCCACGCCGCCGAAATTCCTTCTCATAGACAATCGCGTCATACGTCGTCCTGAAAACCCGGTCTAAATCCCAGACAAGAAACGTATCGCCGCGCTGTAGCTTTTGGGCGATTTCCTCAAATATTGGCCGTTTTGCCGATACAGCAGACAGCACTTCAACGAAAAATGCGTCACATAAGCCTTTCAGCCCCTCAATTTGACGATCAGGCCTCTGCATTTTTGTACTGATCCGAAGATATCCATATATCATATTTTTCAATGCGTTAGCTACATATGGTCGGTGACAAGCCAACCAACAAAATCGGTCCTTTTTGTGTGATCCTGAATTTGTGGGGAAGTGCCGGGATTGTGTCCAGCCAAGTCCTTGAAATTGCACGATTACAATTCAATTATAACAAAACCAAGGCATAAAAATCAAATTCCACAATATTGACCGATAATGTTGAATAGAAAAGTTAATATATTAAGTAAATGTAAAAAAATATCAGCGATAATACTTTTATGTATATTTGGAATCAGTGGCATGGAGTCTGCAAAGGCGCAAAATGCCGGTGATATTATGAATAAGATGAGCGACGATCAGAGAACAGGGTATCTGGCAGGCGTTGTTGAGGGTTTGGCCTATTCCCGCTGGTTAAGGGATAATCCAAGCAATGTAGGAATGAAGTGCATTTATGACTGGTTTTATAACGGTGGTATCGATCTCCAAAGGTCGATTGATTCATGGTTTGACCGTCATCCCGATAAACCGGCAGGGCCGTTATTATTTGTGCTGATCAAGAAAGAATGCGGGGAATAAGTTTGGTTCAATTAGGTGACCATTTCAAAGACAAAAACGGCAACCGCATAAATCAGGCGGGCCAACAGCGTTGGTTTATCAAGGCACGTCAGGATAAGCAAAGGCGGGATGACGCCGCCGAGAAATTGGATGACAACATACTTGCTACCGCCGCTGAAACTGTCATGGCGACACAAATTCAGATTGAGGCCTTTGAAGCCAAACTGGACAGCTACGACGAAGCAACCGTTATTGCCTTGATGGAAAATCAAGCGGCAATGGATTTAATCACCGCCCGCATAAATGATCTTCTGGCACGCGCTCATGTCATGGAAGATGGAAGGCGGGTTTTCAAAACGGAAGATGGTGCTCAGGTTTTTGATGAATTCGGACAAGAGGTCAGCCCAGAAGAATTGGATTCTGATCTTATTGACGCGACACATCCAACCTGGGAAAGCTTTTCCGCACTCGATGAACAGCGAACCCAGCTTAGCCAAGAGCAGCAAGAACTTTTTGAGTTTCAGGAAAAAGTTGACGCCGCACGGGTCGAAGCATCCGAGGAAGGGCTGACAGAAAAGCGACTTGAGGAACTGGATGCGGAGCTGTTGGATGCGATGCCGCCAGAAGTTGGAATGCATATTGTGGGATATCAGCCGCCATCACCAGCGCCCGACATGACAGCCGCTTTTGCTGCCAAAGCCATGCCAGCCATAATCCCATCAACCACAGGCGTTCAGGCTGTTTACAAACCAGAAATGTAATTGATGGATGCCTGTGCCGATCCAGCGGCAGCACTGCTGTCTCCAAACCATAACCCAGCCTTTCAACCTGACTAGATGCAAAGAGGTTTTACGCCGCATCTTTCTCTTGCCATGCGCGATTGAGCGAACGGATAAAATGATAGAGATGTTTACGCCCGTCATTATCCGGTAATTCCATGATCTCCGCCGCGAGGAGTAATCCGGTACGGTTTGTATTGGTCGCTGCCGGATGCTGGTCAGTCTCGCCATAGAAAAAGCCGACTGGCGTGCTCAGCGATGCGGCACATTTGCCGATTGCTTCCGCAGTCAATGGGATTTCACCCGCCTCGTATCGTTGCATTGTCGGGGTTGAAACACCCAGTCTCTCGCCCAGAACCTCTTGCGACCACTTGTTGAGACTTCGTATCTGCCGGACACGAAAGCCCAGCTCGACGTTGAATTTGTTTTTCTGTTTCTTTTTCATTGCGGCCCCCATCATCTGATCAGGCGGCAAACGCCTGACACAGGGGAGTGCCAGACGTTTGCGGGGAAAGCCGACTTGAAAGGTATGACGGCTTTGACAGTGCCGTTTTAACCTTGTGGTATAATGCGTGGTGCAGCTTCATGCTTGTCCAATAGAGCCGGAAGACGCGGTTGAACTCGATCTCAAGCGTGCGCTCGGCAATGTAGGCGATTTTGCTCTCTTCGCGGCTCCGGCGCATTTTTCTCAACTCTTTGGATAAGTCCTGCGCTTCCCCCCGGAACAGCTCCAGCATTTCTGTGCTGGCTTTGAAGGGCATATAGTCCGGCACAGTTGTTTCCGCTGTTGCGCGTTCGATTTGCTCCATGATTTCCTGTGCCACGGCCTCACCATAGCGTTTTTCAAGCTCTGCTCTGAGTGCCTCATTGTCTTCTTTTTCAGTATTCTTATTAGTATTACTCATAATAAACCCCCGTGTGTCTCAATATATAAATATGTAAATTAATAATATGTTGTACTTTCTACAGATATATGGTTAAAGAATGGTTAATATATAGTAATAATAGAAATTAAATTCCGGTATAGACAATGATTACTAAAGAACAATTACGCGCAGCAAGAGGTTTGGCGGGCTTCGAGCAAAAATTCGTTGCTGAGAATATCGGCGTAGACCCGAAAACTATTTCCAATATCGAAAACGGAAAGGGCAACGTTTCAAGCCCCCATGCTGCAAAGCTTGTCAATTTCTATGAAACGCGCGGCGTCGAATTTACCGATCACAATGGGGTCCGGCAAATCCCTTCGGGTGTTCGGGTCTATCGTGGAAACGCTGAGTTCCGCCAATTCTATGACGATATCTACGAAACAGCCCGAAAGGTCGGCGGCGAGGTATGCCTTTACAACGCCGCATCACACCTTGTCATCGGCGCTTTGGGTGCTGACTTCGTGAAGGTTCAACAAGAACGCATGCTGGCGTTAAAAGACAAAAAGCCCAATCAATTTAGATACAGGGTTATTTTTGCGGAAGGTGACGGCACATTTTTCGGCGCGTCCTATTGCGAATATCGCTGGATAAATCCCGAACACTTCAATGATACGGCTACCTTTGTCTATGGCGACAAGGTGGGCATTGCCACGTTTGAGAATAACGACGTCATGGTTGTTGTTATCAAGAATGCCGGTTTTGCCGAGTCCCTGAAAAAGCAGTTCAGCTTGCAGTGGCAATTGACGCATGAGCCAAAGTGATGCTCGGGACAATTAAACGCACACACTTCATGGAGACAAAGAACCAGTTCAATGCGCGTGGCGTTTGCGCGAAACACAGATTGGTTGAAGTCATCCCAAACCCAAAGGAGATTATTAATCGTGTGTCGCGCATTCCGTGGAATTGGATCAACAAGGAACTTTACGATGTTGATGTTTTAACCGCGCGGATCAAAAATCAAAATATGCGTTTGTTTGATTTTGTTGAAGCTGGAAAACAGATTGGCTATTGCATCGCTGTACCCCCGGATCAAAATATTACCAGGACGTTTCTTACGGCGGCAAGGCCAAAAAATCCGATTGAGATCGAGAACATCGCCCTGTTCCCCGAACATGCCGGCAATGGCAGAGGCCGTAGCGTGGTCAATCTCATGATGGGTAAGTTGTTTGAAGACGGTCATGATGTTGTCTGCCTCAACACCAGCGAAACAAACTATCCAACATTATCCGCATTCTATGAGCGCATCGGAATGACCAATGTGGGGCAGGATAAAATTCCGGACTTCAACATCAGGACGCGTCAGCCAGAATGCATCGTGGCTTGATCTGATTGCTGCATTGCATCCTGCGCAAATCCCGCGTTCAAAAGTTACGCAAGAATTTGCGTGTTGCGTAATGGTGCTACGTTGGCAACCGCGCAACACGCACAAAATGCTGCCTATGGCATGGTTTTTCTTGAGCGTTGATCTGGAGATCTGCGATTATCTTTTGATGAGCGAAACAAAAACCATCACCCAACATCACAGAACAATGCGATATTTCCCCATCGCTTGTGCAGATCGGGGGAAAGCCAGCCGAAAGCGATTTGGGGTGTGTAGGCTTTCCTCCGGTTTCTTGCGCTTTTGAAAGCTTGAAATGCGACTGGTAGATCGAGATATTGAAAAACTAATCGGGCAACGCCTAAAGAAGGCGCGCCTCGAGGCAGGTCTGACGCAAGCCGCTCTAGCTGAAAAAACTGGTATCAAATTCCAACAACTTCAAAAATATGAGTCTGGCAAGAACAGGATTTCATCATTCAAATTGTTACAATCCGCTATCATCCTGGATCAACCAGTGAGTTATTTTTTGTGTGATGCGCGTGCCGTTTTGACCGGCAGGCAATTATTATCAGAGCCGCGAAGCTTGGATGATGTTGAAACGATTTTCGGCTATGGCCTTATCGTTCATGAAATACGCGACCCTGCATTCAGGCGGTCTATTATCAATCTCATTCGCCGCCACAACAAAATTGCTGAAATCACCTAAATTGGTTTCAGCCCATCCTGTTTTGCCCCGCGCGCAACAATCTTGAGACTGTCATCAGGCAGAGGCCGCTGTAACTTAACGGCCTCGACCTACAACGGCGCTTCGCCTTCAAAGGCCTGACGCGGGTTCGAAGCCAAGCAATACAAAGGTCATTTTGCCTTCTACGTTGAATTTCTGCACCGTTTCGCCAACCCGCACCGCCGTCAGGCAGCGGTAACGCCCTTTGTCTGCCGCCATGGAGACACACACCTGATTATTATCGGTAATTGCATAGGCACCGGTGCCCTTCCAGCCACCGTTTGTCAGTTCGCCCTCCAAAATGTTGCTCGGGTCATAGAAAAATCGAAACTCTTTCTCCCCAGCTTTGGCAGTTACAACTTTTCCGACAATCAGCTCGGCGATCTGGCCTGCGTTGAGCATTTCGCCACCATTGTTGATCGCGGTTTCCAAATCTGTTCCGGCGAAGGCAACGCCGCCCGCCAAGGCAAAAGCTGTCGCCGTCGCGTATGCTTTCAAATGTGTCACGTCAGTTCTCCAATGTTTCTAATGCGTTATCTGGGCGATTGCCCATGTAGCAGTGTTAGGCTGTGCAGGTTGAGTAAGCTTGATCGAAAGCTGATATTTTCTGACATCGAGGTGACAATCCCCAAAGATCATTGAGAAAAAGATCGGCGAAGGGATAGAGTGACTGATGTATTCTTTTGATGACTTTCAGTTTGACCCCGCTACCGGTGGATTATCGCAGAGTGGGAAACCCATCGCTTTGGAACCCCAAGCCATACGGCTATTGGAAGTTCTGATCCGACACCGGGATCGGATCGTCAGCAAAGAAGACCTTATCGAGGAAATCTGGGACGGGCGTGCCATCACGGACGCCGCGCTCAATACGCGGGTTCGATCTGTCCGCAAGGCCTTGGGCGATGCTGCGACCACCTCCAAATTTATCAAAACATTTCCCAAACGGGGGTTCCAGTTTGTCGCTGAGGTAACAACTGGCGTGGCTGCGACGAAGGCCCCGTCTAACCAAATAAGACGGATTATGATTGTTACTGCACTGGCTCTTGCGGTTGCTACCGTCTTTATTGCAATGACCCTGTTCACCACGAAACCCAAAGCGCTTGCGACGGAAAAACCTTCGGTGGCCGTCGTGCAGTTTGAAAACCTTGATGGGCAAAATGGCGCGCAGTATTTTGTCGATGGATTGACCGACGACCTGATTGCGCATCTTTCGCGCCATCGAGAGCTGTTTGTTGTGTCACGTGCGACGATGTTTTCTTACGCAGAAGGTTCGAACACACCTGTGGAAATCGCGCGCGATTTGGGCGTTGGATATGTGGTGCGTGGGAGCGTGCGTCGAGACGGTGGGCAAGTGCGGGTCAGTGGTGAGTTAATAGATATCGATGCCAACAAGACGATTTGGGCTGAAACCTTTGATCGCAAACTCACCGATATCTTCGCCGTTCAGGACGAAATCAGCCAAGCGATTGCGGGCCAGTTGCTCCCTGAGATTTATGCGTCTGACGCTGTCCGGGTAAGGGACGAACCAACCGACGACATGGGCGCCTGGGACCTATATTTGCGCGGGCGTAGCAGCCAGGAAATTTACTCAAAGGACGCGCAAGAAGATGCGGTGCGTTATGCGCAGCAGGCGATTGATCGTGATCCTGAATTTGCCACTGCATACAGTCTGTTGGCGCGTGCACTCGGCACTATGTTTTTCTTTCAATGGACTGAGAACCCGCATGACACGCTGGTGTCTGCGACCGAGGCTGCCAAGCGTGCCATTGAACTGGACGATCAAGATGCTCAGGCGCATGCGGCTTTGGGCTATCTTTACCGATTTACCGGTGATGCAGACCCAGCCATCGCAAATCTGGAGCGGGCTGTTGCACTTAACCCGAATGACGCCCGCATCCGCTTAGAACTGGCGCACACACTCGATTGGTTTCGGTTCCAAGACCGAGCACTTCCACAAATTGAAATGGCCCTCAAGCTCAGTCC is a genomic window containing:
- a CDS encoding recombinase family protein, with the protein product MIYGYLRISTKMQRPDRQIEGLKGLCDAFFVEVLSAVSAKRPIFEEIAQKLQRGDTFLVWDLDRVFRTTYDAIVYEKEFRRRGIKFKAMNMNIDTSTADGNHEYQSRAAAAEWERRKISERTIEGLVLARKRGSRLGRPPKITDEQVRDAKAMIDSSDTTIKDAAASLKVHPWTLSRRMRALPTEQLCH
- a CDS encoding helix-turn-helix domain-containing protein: MKKKQKNKFNVELGFRVRQIRSLNKWSQEVLGERLGVSTPTMQRYEAGEIPLTAEAIGKCAASLSTPVGFFYGETDQHPAATNTNRTGLLLAAEIMELPDNDGRKHLYHFIRSLNRAWQEKDAA
- a CDS encoding helix-turn-helix transcriptional regulator encodes the protein MITKEQLRAARGLAGFEQKFVAENIGVDPKTISNIENGKGNVSSPHAAKLVNFYETRGVEFTDHNGVRQIPSGVRVYRGNAEFRQFYDDIYETARKVGGEVCLYNAASHLVIGALGADFVKVQQERMLALKDKKPNQFRYRVIFAEGDGTFFGASYCEYRWINPEHFNDTATFVYGDKVGIATFENNDVMVVVIKNAGFAESLKKQFSLQWQLTHEPK
- a CDS encoding N-acetyltransferase, which codes for MLGTIKRTHFMETKNQFNARGVCAKHRLVEVIPNPKEIINRVSRIPWNWINKELYDVDVLTARIKNQNMRLFDFVEAGKQIGYCIAVPPDQNITRTFLTAARPKNPIEIENIALFPEHAGNGRGRSVVNLMMGKLFEDGHDVVCLNTSETNYPTLSAFYERIGMTNVGQDKIPDFNIRTRQPECIVA
- a CDS encoding helix-turn-helix domain-containing protein, whose protein sequence is MRLVDRDIEKLIGQRLKKARLEAGLTQAALAEKTGIKFQQLQKYESGKNRISSFKLLQSAIILDQPVSYFLCDARAVLTGRQLLSEPRSLDDVETIFGYGLIVHEIRDPAFRRSIINLIRRHNKIAEIT
- a CDS encoding winged helix-turn-helix domain-containing protein yields the protein MYSFDDFQFDPATGGLSQSGKPIALEPQAIRLLEVLIRHRDRIVSKEDLIEEIWDGRAITDAALNTRVRSVRKALGDAATTSKFIKTFPKRGFQFVAEVTTGVAATKAPSNQIRRIMIVTALALAVATVFIAMTLFTTKPKALATEKPSVAVVQFENLDGQNGAQYFVDGLTDDLIAHLSRHRELFVVSRATMFSYAEGSNTPVEIARDLGVGYVVRGSVRRDGGQVRVSGELIDIDANKTIWAETFDRKLTDIFAVQDEISQAIAGQLLPEIYASDAVRVRDEPTDDMGAWDLYLRGRSSQEIYSKDAQEDAVRYAQQAIDRDPEFATAYSLLARALGTMFFFQWTENPHDTLVSATEAAKRAIELDDQDAQAHAALGYLYRFTGDADPAIANLERAVALNPNDARIRLELAHTLDWFRFQDRALPQIEMALKLSPRDPLLQNMYFYKGHILFHLGRHEEALEAARQLGTVATSNTWRVFHHLLRAANLIELDRAEDALDAIEAALAINPKLSVLAMRRQFAGSRNHPENRRIWLESLKKAGLPDQ